The window GGGCTAGTTGTAGGAGGTGGGGCCCCACCAGATTTTTGTATTGCCCCCAAAATGAAGGAAAAAATTGGTCTTGCCGACCAATCATAAAATCTTTATATCTCTTCCTATTTTCTGATTGGCTAGTTATTGCTATAACATTTGGAGCGTGACCTTCCGATGGCCAACATAAATTGTCCACTTCAAAAAGTATCTATAAAAATCACTCTTGAAATTTTGCCCAACCAACATTTCTCAGTGTCATAGCAGTCTGTAACCATGGATGATGAAAATAGATTTAACCGTTTAATAAAGATCACAGGATCCAAAGGATTGTGTTCCTGATCAAATGACATTCtcttaaaatgtattattactaACAGGGGGCAACCCGACGGTATAACCTTATTGTCTCCAAGAAATTAAAGAAGATTACATTGAAAAAACTTGATAAATACAAGCAATTTGAGtgtagagaagaaagagaaagagattgtgACAGCAAGAAAGCAATCAGAGGAGGACAATGTTTGAAGTGTATATATTTAAATTCTGTTGTCTAATCTCCGATGGACAATTGGTGCTAAGACTTGTTTTTTCTTGCAGTGCCACATGGTACACGGCTGAGAGACTGACAGCAAAGACATACAAACAAAATCAAATTTTCCCTCTAAGGGAGGAAAAAGGACATTAAAAGGCAAATCTCCTTGAAAAAGTAAGTGTACATTTATTAAACCCCACGTATAATCTTAATCCAGTACAAGTGACCCATTTATGACCAGAAAGCCCTCCTTGGATATATTAATTTTAAAGACTAAGATAAGGTCATGTGATCAATCAAGTTTTTATTGAAGGGATGAGGACCTACTGAGTCCATAATCTACAAGGTTATGCAGGTCAATCAAGTGCATGCAATGTGAGAATTAATGTATTATGTCAATCAGATTATTTAGTATTAGAACATCACCAACAGGTTTATTAGTATTGTGCTTTCCTTAAACTGAATCACAACAATATGAGTCCTGCCCTTTTCAGTTATCTACCATACATATAGCAAAGCCATAGCTTTAATGTAAATATGACAACCTAATAATTCATCACTCAAGAAGATGTGGATTTGGAAGAATGCTCAGTAAATGCCAACATTTCAGATGTAATGAATGCAATGTTGGATTAAGGACATTCTAAAACAGCTTGGTTGCCCTATGATAAAGCAATGAGGGTCTGGAAGATTACTGTAAGTAGTTAATAACTACATCTTTAATACTTTATTCTGATTAAATGGTTATGCAAATATGCCTGTGTAATTTTAACATGCTACATAAGACAGGGTCAATGTCTATAATCACCTTCATTACACAAAATGATTGGAGAGTTGTAGTATAGTAATAACAGATTAAAAACATACAATGTATTTCATAACTATTCTGATTGTTCTTTCTGTTCTGTAATCCTTTCATTACAGTTTAAGCATGTGCTATGATGATTTACTAAGAATTTGAATACAATTAAAGGCACCAAAACATATATAAGAACAAATacgttattgttagtatttatGAAAACCATCACAGTGGTGGTGACAAATAACTCATTATTACTTAGCCTTATCTGTGTACCAAATGTTAATTTGAATTCCAGCTGCAAAGTGGAAAATAGCCATCTTAAAAattcatttcatttcattgGTTCCTATGGTAGGCCTTAAAACACTGTTGAAAGGAAAGTAAATAATGTTTGTTCCAAAAATGATGACTGGGACCCTATAAGCACGTATTTACCATATAACCAGGCACACTGACCCTGCCTCGTATGTCTCAATTAAAAAAGGGGAATTATAGTCTGCTCATAAATAAACTAAATAAAAAATACTTACAAATAATTATAGTTTTAACTGTACATAATTATGCTGTGGACGTTTTTATATGGTCCATACAAACATCTTGAGCTCCATCAGCTaatcaaaaaataaaacaatgtgtGCACAAGCTGCCTTACATATACCTAAAACGATAAAAAGGAGTAAAGAACTATTAATTCCTCATCTGCAGTTTTAATATGAATTACATTTTAATTGATAAAACACTACTTATAGGTATTCACGTTCTCAGGGTCAAATCGCAGTACAGTCAGCAAACGAGCTAAATGCAAATATGGTTTAGGGATAAGCCCAGAGGGGATAAGGTGAATATTGtgccgagggaggggggaaggatatTGGTGGTTACGGTATTGCATACTGAGTCCAGAGAGAAGatgcgtgtttgtgtaaggGGAGGGGTGGTCCTACCTGTTACAGTGGGGACTATTGTATTGGGAGATTAAATGATTTAAGGATATTATGGATTAGATttcaaatgttgttttttttcctgggGCGTATTCCAATTATTGTGTGTGGAGATAAACAAATACAGTTCAAGAATAACAAAAAACAACTGTTCCTGATGTTACTTACCTCAGCTCATTCAGGTTTTTAAGTACCTCCTGTTGTGTTGCAACCACTGCACCCAACTCTTGACTGGGGGCCTAAAGGGAAACAAATAGTGCAtggtttaatgatttgaaaagaATAAAATAGTTAAGAAATTAGTAATGTAAATTGAATTGGGTTTGGGGCCTTAAGGATAGACAGAACACTGCCATAAAGTGTATTTGTACAACGTGAGTTATgtaatgtgtgtggatgtatgttTATGCTTTTGTTCTGTGTACAGGTGCATGTGTAGgcatgtgtgtagatgtgtgtgtgatccaacctgtcctgtctctgtgCCTGCCCCACGCTTGCTCATCTCATCTGTGATCACTGAGACATATCTGCGCTGCTCATCCAGGATCATGGCAAGCTGCCGGTGGAGCTGTTTGATCTCCAGGTGGATCCTGTTCTGCCCTTCGAACACCTGCCGGATCTCCCGATCATTGACACTCTCGTAAAGGTCCTCAactacacaagacacacacccaTCAGCCTAATAGTCTCAACACCACTAATTTACAACGAATTGCAACACATATcatcataataataaatatatctaTCTACAAAAATTGGTTATATCCAATTTCACAAAGTTGATCCGCTCCTGCTGAGTTATTTAGTTCTGTCATTTTTGTGGAGCATAACAAAATCTTACTGAACACAAACATCAAAGGCACAGAGAATGAGGTAtattttaaacatatttgttaTCTTTGCAGTGAAACTAACTGGGTTCTCCCTGGACGTCCGGATGCTCTTTCTGaaattcttctttctttttgtcgAGGTCTTGCTGAAAGTTCTCAAATTCCTCCTGGTacttgtccttctcctccttgggAATCTCGGCTTCAGGTGGGGGCTTCAATGGGAGAGACAAAACAAGCACTGAACTCACAAGAGGCCCCCTTAGGCTGCACCCCACTCTCATATACTGCTATTCAGAAATGGCCACACAATTTCAGTCAGATGTTCTACTAATTAAATTGCACTGAAGAGTCGTATTAAGGGAATCTTGTTACCAGTTGTTGCCCTGGCTCTGCTAGTCTGAACAATAAGAAGGAGAGAACATCATGGTCGTCTGTAAAACAGAAAGATGTTCATCTGAACTGCTTTGGAATCGTGACTTAAGAGCTCACAAATAATCACTGAAACCAATCATTCAAATGGTCCAAATAAACCTTTTCAGAAGCTGTAAAATCAATCAAAGTTATAATAGCATAGTTGTTAGCTATCCATAAgattaaaacaataataataatacaggtAAAAGAAGATAACATGTTGTGCTTTGAAGGATTCTGGAAAGCTACCTGCTAAGCCACCAGTGGCTGCGGAGATTCCAAAGTAGCCTTCCTTGGGAATGACCATGTTTTCTACCTTCGTACAGAACTCATAGTCATCTTTATCTGGTGTGAAGCCATTATTTATAAACACCTGAGAATACAGAGATTTGAGGGTTTATTTGTACGTTATGGTAGGCAGTGACACACTTAAGACTAAATAGATCATTTATAGCACTTGCCATTTATATTCATTTGATGTTTTTTGACATTTCGAGGGTTGATGGGTCTTACCGTTAACGTTCTCTTGTAGTATACTATTTTGGCTCTGACAGGGTATGGTTTGTTTCTGAAGTCCCTTAAGCAAGTTCCCAGAGCTTGGGTTGTTCCATCACTGTAGGATAAACATAGTTTTCCAGTACAGCACAGCAATCCATACAATTCtaaacaacaatctcaaatggaCAAATCTCAAAAGATATTCAAAACAATATTGTACATAAACGTTTTGAAGGTTTGGGAGGGCaagcaaaaaaacaacaaaaatattttggaaaagAGATAAATCCTTTAATTATTTTATTGTAAACACTGCTGTAGCACTGGGCAATGAGGGGGAATTGTGTCAAATCTGAGACGGGCATACGACGCCACTGAACAGAAAAGTGATTTAAAGCTTTCACTGGCCTGCGAGATTACGAAAGATAGAGGATTATTTTCTCAAAGCACAAATAATCATATTTTCTAATCTCCTTCAAGTTGTTAAATTTGAGTTTATCTGAGTGAGCGATGAGGTCAGAGAAAAATTTACTTACTTTTGGTGGTCATAAACAAGTTTTCCATTGTTTCCCACAACTACGATAGCAGGGTTATTTTTCTGAAACAATATTATGAGGAAAGAGTTAATCCAAATCCACCTAATCTACAACACCACGGTCATATGTGTCCTTTCTTTAAACCAGCAAACCTCAAATCATCCCACCTGAAAACAAACTTTTCTTTGATCCAGGTAGAATACACATTATATGTCTACACAATTTATTTACTTTACAGAATATCAATATCATATTTGATATTGTCAAAATTGACTCATTCCCCAAAATGCTATACATTGCTGACCATTACGCACTGAAGAATCGCATATTTTTGTCACGGACAATGTTGACAGACAATAGCATCAGCCACATACCTTGCCGTCATTGTCAAAAGAGTCAAAGAAAATGCCAATGCCATTCCAGGCATCAGCTGCACCATAGACTGGGCCGTCAAGACCTTGTTGAGATGTAAACCAAACAGCCTGTTAGAACAAAAGGATGAATTTGTTACTTGATTAATTACATTATCACGACATTATCAAATGCTTAGTCCCACTTAAAAGCCTGTTCTATCCAAGCCTTTACTAGGCTTGGATAGAACATACCTTAGGCCAAGCTGTCTCTGGCACTGTTCATTTGATACTAATAACAGATGGGCCTCTACTTTGGGGTCTTAAGGTTTGTCAAGGGACGTAGCATTGCAATTAGTTTGAGAGTCTGAACCCCACATTGCAGTGGGTTTAAGAGTCTGAACCCAACATTGCAGTGAGTTTGAGAGTCTGAACCCAACATTGCAGTGAGTTTGAGAGTCTGAACCCAACATTGCAGTGAGTTTGAGAGTCTGAATCCAACATTGCAGTGAGTTTGAGAGTCTGAACCCAACATTGCAGTGAGTTTAAGAGTCTGAACCCAACATTGCAGTGAGTTTGAGAGTCTGAACCCAACATTGCAGTGAGTTTGAGAGTCTGAACCCAACATTGCAGTGAGTTTGCACGCAAACGTTGTGGTTGAAGTTGAAATAAATTGAACTTTAACCGTGTAATGCTGGCAACTTATAGCAGAGGACGAGGTATAAACATTTTTTTACCAATCGCAAAGACCATTTAGAAAAAGGCTAACGTGTATGCTATCTCACTTTGCTGTACTAAAACAGTCATGATTAAAAAAAGCATCAGCTGCAATTGACTATGTTTGTTCATGTGCGAGCAAAGTCCGCTCCCGAACTTGTGCATTTCATGTAATGAGGGCTGCTAGGAAATTTCTACTTGAGGGGGAACAAAACATGATTGAAACAAATCTAATCAACTATTTTCATTGGAACTAAATTTAATTACCCATTATAAATCATGCTAAACATCCCGCGATGGAACTATTTAGGACTTACGTTTGAACACTAGGAAGAAGTTGAGCGGACAGAGAATTCCAGAATACTTATACATTATTACAAAATGAATAAACTTGCAATTCTTTTTTACCAGTCCATCTGCTCCCATTCTTCCTCGACCAGACACACGGAAGGTCACCTGTGCCTCCCAGTTTTCAAAATTGACAGTGTTCTTAGTCCACACCGATCCCTTCTGACTCCTGAGTGAAGGAGTGATCCGGATCTGGTCTGCACTGGGGATGGCATCTAAAACAAGAATGGTGGTTAACCAACTAAAAGGTACCACTACAAAACAGCTAACctaatacatactgtatacctTAGTTGTTGCCCAATAACCTTAATCTAAGTTTAAGTGTCAGATCTGTCGTAAGTGGGTTAATCGTAGGATAACTTCACCCAAAACAAGATAAATGTATGCCCCATTCAACTCAATGTGTTAAATATACAAAATTCAGTACACTAAGGGGTCTTATCCTAGTGTTCACATAATGGCTTGGCTTGTATTCCCCAAAGACAAATGTTGTAAAAGTGCAATCTTGTACAAGGAGCTGCTGTTGACTTCAATATCTCTGGCCTTTGCACCGCCCTTTGAAACTGATTTGTTAACCCTTGCACACCCATAGTATGGGTACAGAACCATTATGTTAAGAACCAACACTGTAGCTTATAGTAAAAACTGTCAACTCAACTTGCATGGTAATAGTTAAAGCTAAACTTTCCACTGTTGAGTCATCCATGCTCTGGTAACACAGTCATAAAGACATAAGTCAAAAACGTATGTTTTTATGTACGATTCTTAAACACTTTACAGTTGTCAGTATTTCCTTGTCTGCTCCACAAGTCTGGTGTTTGACCCAATTGTGTCTTACATGCTAAACTCATGTCTACACATTTGAATGGGAACCATTTTGTTTAGGCCACTACTAGATGTATGTACAGTCAAGATGAAAGAAGCAGACGGAAAACTAGTCCTTTGTGTTTGACTTTTCCTATCCCTATTTGTCATAGGTCGTCAAACAACTATAGCTTTAGCCCATTTTAGGGGGACTAGCAAGATATACATATACTGTgacttttgccatttctttcgTTCACTGCTATTTACCTTTGTATGGACAATATCAATTGTAGTGGCAACATAATCTGACTGTAAAAGGATAACTTTGTGTTAGAAATCCTGAATGACTATTCTTGTTTGGTTCATTGCAAATTCAGGACATTCCAGCATTTGTTCATGGGAACAAAGGTGGGTGGATTTCTCCTACATTGTAAAGACACTATTTGCATATTCacatagctagctctagctatggTAGCAGATATCTGGCAACAGTAATAGCATGCTAGCGGCCACTCATGAATTTAGCATGCATCACTTATGCTAGCCGTATCTTAAGTTGTCATATTAATGAAACAACGATCACACAACCACAAGGAAGTGTGCACGTTTGAGTTTATGATAACGTTAGCTAACAGCAGGTGCCAAACTTACTTCCAGTATGCACCCAAAAAGGAATGCTGCCGTCTGGTTGTGACAAGTGAGGTCCTTTGAAACTGTACTTATATTCAAAACGGCGGTGTGGTGGGTCGTCAGCAGTTAAGGAACCTGTGTCAATATTGGCATAAGTCTGGCGAAATATGAAAACAATAAGTATACAAGCATCTACAGCCAGAAGCTTTCCTATGGACACCGCCATGTTTCAATACCAGTGCTGACGTAGCACTGATCCAAGGAGGATGACGGGTACGTCTGAAGGGCCAACAGGGCGCTTCCTCATTGGTCGATTTATTCAGGCACACATGAGGCTGCCAGACTGAGGTTGCTTGAAGCACAAATAGGCCATATTCGTGCGAAATGGAAATCTCACTTTTTATAGGCCACTATACTGTTTACACAAATTAATCACACCATGTCAGTACCTGTTTTGCATTTTTTTACATGCCTGATTTTGCTCATGCTCAGTGGCCaattatcttttttttctcGTAGATAACCACAACCATATAAAGTTCAGCGCCCACTCGATTAGAGAGACATCATAAATGGTGTATGCCTATGTACATTTCGTAGATAATCGGATTAAAAATAATGAGTTTGTATTATCAATACATGGGTAATCTATTTGTTGAAGTAAATGAAGCCTGGAAAGATTTACGTGCACCTTTTCAGACGGAGCTTCATACTGCGTGACTCAGAATAGAAGGTGCTCCACAGTAAACCATGAGCTCATGCGGTTAGTGTGTATTACACCTCACTGTGCAGGTGGTCAAGCTGAAATGACACATAGGCTTAAATGAAGGTTTACTTTATGACATGATCCCTGCCGACCTTTCTTCCTCGGAGAAACCTAAATCCACAGTGGGAGGTCGCTTTGACACAATTCCCCTGGCCGTTCATTCTACATTCACTTTCGATGCTCTTACCCCTGATAGTGAAAAAGGACCCACTGCATGTGTTGCAAGTCAGCATGTCACCATTCTTGGAATACCGTTTAGGCTAATATGGCTATTAGCCATTCAGGCACGTGTTTGTAGAATTCTCTGCTGGACTTTTCACCGGATATATTAATGTAAACTTTAACTAAATACATTTCCTACATTTCATGTCATTGTAGTGCCAAATGACAGAACTAAAGTCTGTGTTTGGGGGACTCTAAAATAGAGAGTCGAAAAAGAGGGGTGTCTCTTTGTATGGGGCCTTTGTAAGAGTTAATTCTCACTCTTTAGAGGAAATGCATGATTTTCATGACAATAGAAATGCAAATAGTGCTTTTGGATCTAGACAATGAGACCAGTAGGAAGCTAATGGATCACTTAGACTGTGAATAACATTACAAATTAGTCAGCACAAATATTTGGCCAGCCAATTAAATAGGGGTCTGACTAAAGGTTACTTTGGGTGTTACTGATGCTGAGTAAGCCTGAATAATATGGCTCTAGCATTAGCAAAACCTCCAGTAAATCAGAGCAAAGGTAGGCTCCATTGCATCTTTCATCATAAAGTGCATTTGTAATTTCTTTAGTTTAGTCAGTACTGATCTTTTTTTCAACCATACAAGTAAAAATAACTGTTGCTGATTTCAAAATGGCTCTTTCTTATTTGTTTATTCAATCTGTATGGTGGAACCCTCATGCACAGGTGCACTGAGATGTTTGCCACTACAGGGACTCAGGTACCTTAAccgcagggggagagagagagtagctctctcctcctctcagtgtGACACCACAGCTTAGCTAAATGAAGCCGCCTCATGGAGTTTATTTGTGCCCCAGTAGTACAAGGCCAACAATtaacacatgaacacagcatTGGCTTAGAGGCCAGCATGCTAAGGAAATGTCATGTCCTGCAACCTGCCGTGAAGATTACTGCTACAACAACTCAAACTGGCTTTCTGTGACCACTGCCAACAGCTGTTTTCCAATTCCAATCACACTTGTAAGTGCTTTTTGTATTTGTCTTATTGTTTAATACACAGCAAAGGGAGCATGCCACTGTGTTGTTGGCCCGTTCATTCCCTGGTTTGAATATAGGTCTGCACACATACAATATATCCTAGCCCCTGACAATGCAGTGCAACATAAGGGCAATATGGTATTTACTATTGTTTATAGGAACTAAAACATTTACCTCAGAGTGGCTCAACATGGGCAAGTGTGGCCAGAGAAAAGTGGGATGTCATTGTGTAGGACTGAAGGACATTCATTTGAGGAAAAGCCCTCTCTCATTATTTATAGACACTAAATGAAGGCCCCCCCAACAATACAGAATAGACTCCTTTATGCCCACAAGTGCTCAACATTTCTCCGACCACCGTGTGGAATCTTCCTTTCAGATACCTGCACGTAAGTGAAAGATGTCAGGACACAAAAGGATATCCTcaactttccttttctctcattCTGTGAAAAAGGCCCATTTAAAGCCTTTATTTGTGCAAAGCCTCTCATTAACTCTGCTCATGCTGTCCTCCTCAGCTTGCCATTTCTTAAGTACTGGGGTTTTGTAAAAAAGCTACCAATTAGTCCCTCATCAGCTCCAATTAGAGGAGACAAAGCTTGAGTAAAGATAACTT of the Osmerus eperlanus chromosome 14, fOsmEpe2.1, whole genome shotgun sequence genome contains:
- the lman1 gene encoding protein ERGIC-53, translating into MAVSIGKLLAVDACILIVFIFRQTYANIDTGSLTADDPPHRRFEYKYSFKGPHLSQPDGSIPFWVHTGNAIPSADQIRITPSLRSQKGSVWTKNTVNFENWEAQVTFRVSGRGRMGADGLAVWFTSQQGLDGPVYGAADAWNGIGIFFDSFDNDGKKNNPAIVVVGNNGKLVYDHQNDGTTQALGTCLRDFRNKPYPVRAKIVYYKRTLTVFINNGFTPDKDDYEFCTKVENMVIPKEGYFGISAATGGLADDHDVLSFLLFRLAEPGQQLPPPEAEIPKEEKDKYQEEFENFQQDLDKKKEEFQKEHPDVQGEPIEDLYESVNDREIRQVFEGQNRIHLEIKQLHRQLAMILDEQRRYVSVITDEMSKRGAGTETGQAPSQELGAVVATQQEVLKNLNELRNSFSESLKQIGATQNQGNAVGMGTYETVQHFNDIKEHLHVVKRNVEHLIQRNGNPGDKVVKCPELPAMPSCLSTVHFVIFVVIQSVLFFSYIVYRSQQEAAAKKFF